In Hamadaea flava, a genomic segment contains:
- a CDS encoding DUF47 domain-containing protein: MPARIGDLLRDLSGRGDELLAQLVADQIAIAADGTRLAAALARGEVAASTARQRAAEIEHAGDDGRARLVQRLRRSVTSPVDREDLFRLSRSVDDVLDAVRDFIREADLFGLTALPACPPVLDALARGLAGLAEAVLRLPRNPVEAAELALRAKKQGLRTEYQHALSRLLDQPLTADVLKATLLLHRLDAAGTHLAAAADALADGVMKRFQ; encoded by the coding sequence ATGCCGGCCCGTATCGGCGATCTGCTCCGCGACCTGTCCGGACGCGGCGACGAACTGCTCGCCCAGCTGGTCGCCGACCAGATAGCGATCGCTGCCGACGGTACCCGTCTGGCCGCCGCCCTGGCCCGGGGCGAGGTGGCCGCCTCGACCGCCCGGCAGCGTGCGGCGGAGATCGAGCACGCCGGGGACGACGGGCGAGCGCGGCTGGTCCAGCGCCTGCGCCGCAGCGTCACCTCCCCGGTCGACCGGGAAGACCTGTTCCGCCTGTCTCGCAGCGTGGACGACGTGCTCGACGCCGTCCGCGACTTCATCCGGGAGGCCGACCTCTTCGGTCTCACCGCCCTGCCGGCCTGCCCGCCGGTGCTCGACGCGCTCGCGCGCGGTCTCGCCGGACTCGCCGAAGCGGTGCTGCGCCTGCCCCGCAATCCGGTCGAGGCGGCCGAACTCGCCTTGCGCGCCAAGAAGCAGGGACTGCGTACGGAGTACCAACACGCGCTGTCCCGGCTGCTCGATCAGCCGCTCACCGCCGACGTCCTGAAGGCGACCCTGCTCCTTCACCGGTTGGACGCCGCGGGAACCCATCTCGCGGCGGCCGCCGACGCCCTCGCCGACGGGGTGATGAAGCGGTTCCAGTAG
- a CDS encoding FGGY-family carbohydrate kinase — protein sequence MINPAGELWAGVDVGTQSLRVYLVNGAGSIAGRGSGRLTSHRALGRDGAPRHVQDPDQWWQVLGEAFRQALSGVDAERVRGVGFCSTSGTFVLAGPDGLALTPALMYDDGRAYAEAAEVAEAGAELWLSLGYPIQPSWALPKLVHLIRSGHHGRLQHCADHLAGRLAGEAVATDWSHALKTGYDVEAGTWPTPVLDRLGVPAGMLPDVVRPGHRIGSVGAVGAEHTGLPVGTALHAGLTDGCAAQVAAGALTPGAWNSVLGTTLVLKGVTPERLRDPGGAVYSHRHPDGGWLPGGASNVGAGALEARFPGADRAALDAAAAAFEPASGLTYPLLTRGERFPFVDPAAEAFDTGDFTGPADRYAALLQGVAFVERLCFAYLEGLGADVSGPISVTGGATRSPYWTQLRADILGRDVILPAHAEPAFGAAAAAAAGDGSLTAAAEKMAGAGRVVPHRPEVHERFAEPYARFVGELRDRGYLGDDR from the coding sequence ATGATCAACCCCGCGGGCGAACTGTGGGCGGGCGTCGACGTCGGGACCCAGAGCCTGCGGGTGTACCTCGTGAACGGTGCGGGCTCGATCGCTGGACGCGGCTCGGGCCGGCTCACCAGTCACCGCGCGCTCGGCAGGGACGGCGCCCCACGGCACGTTCAAGACCCGGACCAGTGGTGGCAGGTGCTCGGCGAGGCGTTCCGCCAAGCGCTGTCCGGTGTGGACGCCGAGCGGGTGCGGGGCGTCGGGTTCTGCAGCACCTCCGGCACCTTCGTGCTGGCCGGACCGGACGGGCTCGCCCTGACCCCGGCCCTGATGTACGACGACGGGCGGGCGTACGCCGAAGCCGCCGAGGTCGCCGAGGCCGGTGCGGAGCTGTGGCTCTCCCTCGGCTATCCGATCCAGCCGAGCTGGGCACTGCCGAAACTGGTGCACCTGATCCGGTCGGGCCATCATGGGCGGCTGCAACACTGCGCCGACCACCTGGCCGGGCGGCTGGCGGGGGAGGCGGTCGCCACCGACTGGAGTCACGCCCTGAAGACCGGCTACGACGTCGAGGCCGGGACCTGGCCCACCCCCGTGCTCGATCGGCTCGGCGTACCGGCGGGCATGCTGCCGGACGTCGTCCGCCCGGGGCACCGGATCGGCAGCGTCGGCGCCGTGGGCGCGGAGCACACCGGGCTGCCCGTCGGCACCGCGCTGCACGCGGGACTGACCGACGGCTGCGCCGCCCAGGTCGCGGCGGGCGCGCTGACGCCGGGCGCGTGGAACTCCGTGCTCGGCACCACCCTCGTCCTCAAGGGCGTCACCCCCGAACGGCTGCGCGACCCGGGCGGCGCGGTCTACTCCCACCGGCATCCCGACGGCGGCTGGCTGCCCGGCGGCGCGTCCAACGTGGGCGCCGGAGCGCTGGAGGCCCGGTTCCCCGGGGCTGACCGGGCCGCGCTGGACGCCGCCGCAGCCGCCTTCGAACCGGCGTCCGGCCTGACCTATCCGCTGCTCACCCGGGGCGAGCGCTTCCCGTTCGTCGATCCGGCGGCGGAAGCCTTCGACACCGGCGACTTCACCGGTCCGGCCGACCGATACGCGGCACTGCTGCAGGGCGTCGCCTTCGTCGAGCGCCTCTGCTTCGCGTACCTCGAAGGGCTGGGCGCGGACGTCTCCGGCCCGATCAGCGTGACCGGCGGGGCGACCCGCAGTCCCTACTGGACGCAGCTGCGCGCGGACATCCTGGGCCGGGACGTGATCCTGCCCGCCCACGCCGAACCGGCCTTCGGCGCGGCGGCGGCCGCGGCGGCCGGCGACGGTTCCCTGACCGCCGCCGCGGAGAAGATGGCTGGGGCCGGGCGGGTCGTGCCGCACCGGCCGGAGGTGCATGAACGCTTCGCCGAGCCCTATGCGAGATTCGTCGGCGAACTGCGTGACCGCGGATATCTGGGGGACGACCGATGA
- a CDS encoding histidine phosphatase family protein — MTTLVLARHGRTAWHSPNRYAGRSDIPLDEHGRRQADALASWARSQEFTGLACSTLQRAQATVAPTASLLNMTPVVDARLRELDFGIAEGKTLPEVREIDPAAVDRFVADPVAHHFPGGEDPRDAVARTLTALAELAEGQEKLLVVAHNTLLRLVTCAVLGVPLSEYRRRLPELDPAATVTFRLTGDQYALLAYNVPLAAG; from the coding sequence ATGACGACCTTGGTGCTGGCCCGGCACGGGCGTACCGCTTGGCACTCGCCGAACCGGTACGCCGGCCGCAGCGACATCCCGCTCGACGAGCACGGCCGCCGGCAGGCCGATGCCCTGGCGAGCTGGGCGAGGTCGCAGGAGTTCACCGGGCTGGCCTGCTCGACGCTGCAACGCGCCCAGGCCACCGTCGCGCCCACCGCGTCATTGCTGAACATGACGCCGGTGGTCGACGCCCGGCTGCGGGAGCTGGACTTCGGCATCGCCGAGGGCAAGACCCTGCCGGAGGTACGCGAGATCGACCCGGCGGCGGTGGATCGGTTCGTCGCCGACCCGGTGGCGCATCACTTCCCGGGCGGGGAGGATCCGCGCGACGCCGTCGCCCGAACGCTGACCGCCCTCGCCGAACTGGCCGAGGGCCAGGAGAAGCTGCTGGTCGTCGCACACAACACGCTGCTGCGCCTGGTCACCTGCGCGGTGCTCGGCGTACCGCTGAGCGAGTATCGGCGACGGCTGCCCGAGCTGGACCCGGCGGCGACCGTGACCTTCCGGCTCACCGGCGACCAGTACGCCCTGCTGGCGTACAACGTGCCGCTGGCCGCAGGATAG
- a CDS encoding DeoR/GlpR family DNA-binding transcription regulator, with product MTASETADRGRPAQRQAEIAEYVMQQGSVSAADLAEMFHVSLMTVHRDLDELEKQGVVRKFRGGVSAQPSSVFESNVSYRLRAARTEKLALAQRARELVEPGMAVMLDDSTSTLELARLLVDAGPLTVITNFLETIKLLSGVRGIRLLSLGGEYYATHDSFLGVPCMEAIEALRVDLLFASTSAVSGSYAYHQEQEIVLVKRAMIRCAQRSVLLVDHTKLGRVALHRVAPLRDFDLVLTDSGAPAETLREMRENGVAYEIV from the coding sequence ATGACCGCCTCCGAGACCGCCGACCGCGGCCGCCCGGCCCAGCGTCAGGCCGAGATCGCCGAGTACGTGATGCAGCAAGGGTCGGTGTCCGCCGCCGACCTGGCCGAGATGTTCCACGTCAGTCTGATGACGGTGCACCGCGACCTCGACGAGCTGGAGAAGCAGGGGGTCGTCCGGAAATTCCGCGGCGGCGTCAGCGCTCAGCCGTCCAGCGTCTTCGAGAGCAACGTCTCCTATCGGCTGCGGGCCGCCCGGACCGAGAAGCTGGCGCTGGCGCAACGCGCCCGGGAACTCGTCGAACCCGGGATGGCGGTGATGCTCGACGACTCGACGAGCACGCTGGAGCTGGCCCGGCTGCTCGTCGACGCCGGTCCGCTGACGGTCATCACGAACTTCCTCGAGACCATCAAGCTGCTGTCGGGCGTACGCGGCATCCGGTTGCTCTCGCTCGGCGGCGAGTACTACGCGACCCATGACTCGTTCCTCGGCGTGCCGTGCATGGAGGCGATCGAGGCGCTGCGAGTGGATCTGCTGTTCGCCTCGACCTCGGCCGTCTCCGGTTCGTACGCGTACCACCAGGAGCAGGAGATCGTGCTGGTCAAGCGGGCGATGATCCGCTGCGCCCAGCGCTCGGTCCTGCTCGTCGACCACACCAAGCTGGGCCGGGTCGCCTTGCACCGGGTCGCCCCGCTGCGCGACTTCGACCTGGTGCTGACCGACTCCGGCGCACCCGCCGAGACGTTACGAGAGATGCGGGAGAACGGTGTCGCGTACGAGATCGTCTGA
- a CDS encoding FGGY-family carbohydrate kinase: MSRTRSSEPVVVGVDAGTTLTKAVAFSVTGEPLARAARPTRVDRVGPGWYEQDADLVVASVEEVLAELRESTGPVLAIGVTAQGDGLWLVDADGRPVRPAISWMDGRAAGIVRDWDAAGLLTAGFRRTGTLMFPGAQAPLLAWLAANEPEQLKRAAGAAYCKDVILHRLTGVRATDPTDQRDLLDLCGLGEHERLLLPARTAPSGRLPDGTPVVAALYDLPASALGAGVTAVGDGLLILGTTLACQVLVDAVDTAAEPAGLSLRTWAEGRWLRALPAMVGTAALDWALRLVSATVADLPDLLATGDSAGLSVLPYFSEAGERAPFVDPRARGRLDGLHLGTRPADVVRAVCEAIAYSARHCLTAAGLSGELTACGGGLATPAWAQIFADVLGRPIRVLAGQEVGARGAALAAAAALPGDVVFAPVPGIVYEPQTSYEDRYARYLDHVEQARNTW; encoded by the coding sequence GTGTCGCGTACGAGATCGTCTGAGCCGGTCGTCGTCGGGGTCGACGCGGGCACCACGCTCACCAAGGCGGTGGCCTTCTCGGTCACCGGCGAGCCGCTGGCGCGCGCCGCCCGGCCGACCCGGGTCGATCGCGTCGGACCAGGCTGGTACGAGCAGGACGCCGACCTCGTGGTGGCCTCGGTCGAGGAGGTCCTGGCCGAGCTGCGGGAGTCGACCGGTCCGGTGCTGGCGATCGGCGTGACCGCGCAGGGCGACGGCCTCTGGCTGGTGGACGCCGACGGCCGTCCGGTGCGCCCGGCGATCTCGTGGATGGACGGCCGGGCGGCCGGGATCGTCCGCGACTGGGACGCGGCCGGGCTGCTCACGGCAGGTTTCCGCCGGACGGGGACGCTGATGTTCCCCGGTGCGCAGGCGCCACTGCTGGCCTGGCTCGCCGCCAACGAACCGGAGCAGCTCAAGCGGGCTGCCGGGGCGGCGTACTGCAAAGACGTGATCCTTCATCGGTTGACCGGCGTACGCGCGACCGACCCGACCGACCAACGGGATCTGCTCGACCTATGTGGACTCGGTGAGCACGAGCGCCTCCTGCTCCCGGCCCGGACCGCCCCTTCGGGCCGGCTGCCGGACGGTACGCCGGTCGTCGCCGCCCTCTACGACCTGCCCGCGTCCGCCCTGGGCGCCGGGGTGACCGCCGTCGGCGACGGCCTCCTCATCCTCGGCACGACGCTGGCCTGCCAGGTTCTCGTGGACGCCGTCGACACTGCCGCCGAACCGGCCGGGCTCAGTCTGCGTACCTGGGCGGAGGGCCGGTGGTTGCGGGCGCTGCCCGCGATGGTCGGCACCGCCGCGTTGGACTGGGCGCTGCGGCTGGTCTCGGCGACCGTGGCCGACCTGCCGGACCTGCTCGCCACCGGCGACTCGGCCGGGCTGAGTGTGCTGCCGTATTTCTCCGAGGCGGGCGAACGCGCCCCGTTCGTCGATCCCCGCGCGCGGGGTCGCCTCGACGGCCTGCATCTCGGCACCCGTCCCGCCGACGTCGTGCGGGCGGTGTGCGAGGCGATCGCGTACAGCGCCCGGCATTGCCTGACCGCCGCCGGGCTCTCCGGCGAGCTGACGGCCTGTGGCGGCGGGCTGGCCACCCCGGCCTGGGCGCAGATCTTCGCCGACGTGCTCGGCCGGCCGATCCGCGTACTCGCGGGGCAAGAGGTCGGGGCGCGCGGAGCCGCACTGGCCGCCGCCGCGGCGCTGCCCGGCGACGTCGTTTTCGCGCCCGTCCCGGGAATCGTTTACGAGCCGCAGACCTCCTACGAGGACCGGTACGCCCGGTATCTCGACCATGTCGAACAGGCCCGAAACACCTGGTGA
- a CDS encoding NAD(P)-dependent oxidoreductase, which translates to MPPLKILAAGDHFVTPALLTAALRDRVGTAEIQELTLPWPLVPFGPVAEVDEASDAEDELIAALPGVQVLVTQMAPVTERVLAAAPDLRLVVVCRGGPVNVNLAAADRHGVTVRTTPGRNAIAAAEHAVALLLAALRQIPQIHQGVRDGQWRSDLYALDEVGSELAGTTAGLIGYGAIGARVARILRAFEATVLVYDPFVTTAPEGVDLVGLDELLARSTAVSLHARLTPENRHMIGAAQIARMPRGSVLVNTARGGLLDYEAVVDALDSGHLGAAAFDVYDAEPIPAGSRLLKAPRTVLTPHLAGATRQTAERAATLAAAEVASHYGLS; encoded by the coding sequence GTGCCACCCCTGAAGATCCTCGCCGCCGGCGATCACTTCGTCACCCCCGCCCTGCTCACGGCCGCGCTCCGCGACCGGGTCGGGACGGCCGAGATCCAGGAGCTGACGCTGCCCTGGCCGCTGGTCCCGTTCGGGCCGGTGGCCGAGGTGGACGAGGCCTCCGACGCCGAGGACGAGCTGATCGCCGCGCTGCCCGGGGTTCAGGTGCTGGTCACGCAGATGGCGCCGGTCACCGAGCGGGTCCTGGCCGCCGCGCCCGACCTGCGGCTCGTCGTCGTCTGCCGGGGTGGCCCGGTCAACGTCAACCTGGCGGCCGCGGACCGCCACGGGGTCACCGTCCGCACCACGCCCGGCCGCAACGCGATCGCCGCGGCGGAACATGCTGTGGCGCTGCTGCTGGCGGCGCTGCGCCAGATTCCCCAGATCCACCAAGGCGTACGCGACGGGCAGTGGCGTAGCGACCTGTACGCCCTCGACGAGGTGGGCAGCGAGCTGGCCGGGACGACGGCCGGGTTGATCGGATACGGGGCGATCGGCGCACGAGTCGCCAGGATTCTGCGCGCCTTCGAGGCGACGGTGCTGGTGTACGACCCGTTCGTGACGACCGCACCTGAGGGCGTCGACCTGGTCGGCTTGGACGAACTGCTCGCCCGGAGCACGGCGGTGAGCCTGCACGCCCGGCTGACCCCGGAGAACCGGCACATGATCGGTGCAGCGCAGATCGCGCGGATGCCGCGCGGATCGGTGCTGGTCAACACGGCCCGAGGCGGGCTGCTCGACTACGAGGCGGTCGTCGACGCGCTCGACTCCGGGCACCTCGGCGCGGCCGCCTTCGACGTGTACGACGCCGAGCCGATCCCGGCGGGGTCGCGGCTGCTCAAGGCTCCGCGTACGGTGTTGACGCCGCACCTGGCCGGGGCGACCCGGCAGACCGCCGAACGCGCCGCGACGCTCGCCGCGGCCGAGGTCGCCTCCCATTACGGCTTGTCATGA
- a CDS encoding inositol monophosphatase family protein, producing MLTAAQDAVDLAAGMLRTRLPGVLTAKGDRDMASEVDYAVERAVRSFLAERTPDVGFLGEEEGAAGAADGLTWVLDPVDGTVNLVHGIPLVAVSLGLVLAGTPILGVVDTPFLHRRYHAVRGDGAYADGRPIRASGVSRLADAVVAVGDYAVGEDADVKNADRLAVTGRLVPRVQRVRMLGSAAIDLVWVAEGRLDALVMLANKPWDTAAGVVIAREAGAQVVDRTGAPHTMASGETLAGAPQLLDELLPLVGVR from the coding sequence TTGCTGACCGCCGCGCAGGACGCCGTCGACCTCGCCGCCGGGATGCTGCGTACGCGGCTGCCAGGGGTGCTGACCGCCAAGGGCGACCGGGACATGGCGTCCGAGGTGGACTACGCGGTCGAACGCGCGGTGCGGTCGTTCCTGGCGGAGCGTACGCCCGACGTCGGGTTCCTCGGTGAGGAGGAAGGCGCAGCCGGCGCCGCCGACGGACTGACCTGGGTGCTGGATCCGGTCGACGGCACGGTGAACCTCGTGCACGGCATCCCGCTGGTGGCCGTCTCGTTGGGACTCGTCCTGGCGGGCACACCCATCCTCGGGGTGGTCGACACTCCGTTCCTGCACCGGCGATATCACGCCGTCCGGGGCGACGGTGCGTACGCCGACGGCCGGCCCATCCGGGCGAGCGGGGTGAGCAGGCTGGCCGACGCCGTGGTGGCCGTCGGGGACTACGCCGTCGGCGAGGACGCCGACGTGAAGAACGCCGACCGGCTGGCCGTCACCGGTCGCCTCGTGCCCCGGGTCCAGCGCGTACGCATGCTGGGCAGCGCCGCGATCGACCTGGTCTGGGTGGCCGAGGGCCGGCTGGACGCCCTGGTCATGCTCGCCAACAAACCCTGGGACACCGCTGCCGGCGTGGTCATCGCCCGCGAGGCGGGCGCCCAGGTCGTGGACCGGACGGGCGCCCCGCACACCATGGCCTCCGGCGAGACGCTCGCCGGTGCGCCGCAGTTGCTGGACGAGCTTCTCCCGCTCGTTGGTGTGCGTTAA
- a CDS encoding glycerophosphodiester phosphodiesterase, translating into MFLTIAHRGDPLVHRENTMPSFRSAVDKGANTVEFDLRLTRDGRIALLHDASLQRLWGVDAQFADLTLAELRAIDGEGYQVPEFAELIDEFDDVTFLVDLKTDDVVAPAVEALRKKPGAFERAIFVAARRGGREALIKLRQDEPDAIIGLDWTEENPAPADLLDAMKPQYFGPRWAVADAAEVPRMRAEGYRVWVGPLADPAQVAAAVAYGVDGLVADDIAELLSLLP; encoded by the coding sequence GTGTTCCTGACCATCGCGCACCGGGGTGACCCGTTGGTGCACCGCGAGAACACCATGCCGTCGTTCCGCTCGGCCGTCGACAAGGGCGCCAACACCGTCGAGTTCGACCTGCGCCTGACGCGCGACGGCCGGATCGCGCTCCTGCACGACGCGTCGTTGCAGCGGCTCTGGGGTGTGGACGCCCAGTTCGCCGACCTTACCCTGGCCGAGCTGCGCGCGATCGACGGCGAGGGCTACCAGGTGCCGGAGTTCGCCGAGCTGATCGACGAGTTCGACGACGTCACCTTCCTCGTCGACCTCAAGACCGACGACGTGGTGGCGCCGGCCGTCGAGGCGCTGCGCAAGAAGCCGGGCGCGTTCGAGCGGGCCATCTTCGTGGCGGCCCGGCGAGGCGGCCGGGAGGCGCTGATCAAGCTGCGGCAGGACGAGCCCGACGCGATCATCGGGCTGGACTGGACCGAGGAGAACCCGGCCCCGGCCGACCTCCTCGACGCGATGAAGCCGCAGTACTTCGGCCCACGTTGGGCCGTCGCCGACGCCGCCGAGGTGCCCCGCATGCGGGCCGAAGGCTACCGCGTCTGGGTCGGCCCGCTCGCCGACCCGGCGCAGGTCGCCGCCGCGGTCGCGTACGGGGTCGACGGGCTCGTCGCCGACGACATCGCCGAGCTGCTCTCCCTGCTGCCATGA
- a CDS encoding carbohydrate ABC transporter permease gives MSTLETARPATQQPDTPVRRRKPKRAREYLTFLALVAPNFILLAVFSYWPVIYNAYLSLTDWNLIAPMPTFVGLENYQELLTGHEFREVLLTTVIFVVGIVGGSLVLGLGVALLLNQKLKGRGVVRTMVFAPHVLSGAAVGLAWVFIFDPNYGLSRVAFSAIGQSSPSWLTDSGWALPAVMIVYLWKNVGFSAIVYLAGLQGMPKDLYESASLDGAGAWTVFRRITLPLLSPVTFFLMITTIISSFQAFDVIAVMTDGGPGGATTILSWYVYEKGFSDFEAGPAGAGAVVMFVILLVITLLQTRFVERKVHYR, from the coding sequence ATGAGCACCCTGGAGACCGCGCGCCCGGCGACCCAGCAGCCGGATACCCCGGTACGCCGTCGCAAGCCGAAGCGTGCGCGGGAGTACCTGACGTTCCTCGCGCTCGTCGCGCCGAACTTCATCCTGCTCGCGGTCTTCTCGTACTGGCCGGTCATCTACAACGCGTACCTGAGCCTCACCGACTGGAACCTGATCGCGCCCATGCCGACCTTCGTCGGCCTGGAGAACTATCAGGAACTGCTGACCGGGCACGAGTTCCGCGAGGTGCTGCTGACGACGGTGATCTTCGTCGTCGGCATCGTCGGCGGCAGCCTCGTCCTCGGGCTGGGCGTGGCCCTGCTGCTGAACCAGAAGCTCAAGGGCCGCGGCGTCGTCCGCACAATGGTCTTCGCGCCGCACGTGCTGTCGGGCGCCGCGGTCGGTCTGGCCTGGGTCTTCATCTTCGACCCGAACTACGGGCTGTCCCGGGTGGCGTTCTCCGCCATCGGGCAGAGTTCCCCGTCCTGGCTGACCGACTCCGGATGGGCGTTGCCCGCCGTGATGATCGTGTACCTCTGGAAGAACGTCGGCTTCTCGGCCATCGTCTACCTGGCCGGGCTGCAGGGTATGCCGAAGGACCTCTACGAGTCGGCGTCGCTGGACGGCGCGGGCGCGTGGACCGTCTTCCGGCGGATCACCCTGCCGCTGCTCTCGCCGGTCACCTTCTTCCTGATGATCACCACGATCATCTCGTCGTTCCAGGCCTTCGACGTCATCGCCGTGATGACCGACGGCGGTCCGGGCGGCGCCACGACCATCCTCTCCTGGTACGTCTACGAGAAGGGCTTCAGCGACTTCGAGGCGGGCCCGGCCGGTGCCGGCGCCGTCGTCATGTTCGTGATCCTGCTGGTGATCACGCTGCTGCAGACCCGGTTCGTCGAGCGGAAGGTCCACTACCGATGA
- a CDS encoding carbohydrate ABC transporter permease → MTVARKFSLYLSLTVVGVIMVGPLYWLFASSLKPSADIYSFPPAWWPTSFEWHNYVDAWKSAPFGDFYLNSIITTVAGTALEVANAVLTAYAFVFLRFPFKRVLFGILLAALMVPGHVVLLPNYLTVSELGWINTYQGIVIPGAASAFGAFLLRQHMLTLPDEIIDAARVDGAGHLRRLFSVVLPLSKPMVITVTIVSMVGKWNDFVWPLIVTNTNSMRTLPVGLLLLKNAEGYVNWGSVMAATVFVVLPVLVVFFIAQRQIVAGLTQGAVKG, encoded by the coding sequence ATGACCGTCGCCCGCAAGTTCAGCCTGTACCTGTCGCTGACGGTGGTCGGCGTGATCATGGTCGGCCCGCTGTACTGGTTGTTCGCCTCGTCGCTCAAGCCGTCGGCCGACATCTACTCGTTCCCGCCGGCCTGGTGGCCGACCAGTTTCGAGTGGCACAACTACGTCGACGCGTGGAAGTCGGCCCCATTCGGCGACTTCTACCTCAACTCCATCATCACGACCGTGGCGGGAACGGCCCTGGAGGTCGCCAACGCCGTGCTCACGGCGTACGCCTTCGTGTTCCTGCGGTTCCCGTTCAAGCGGGTGCTGTTCGGCATCCTGCTCGCCGCCCTGATGGTGCCCGGCCATGTGGTGCTCCTCCCGAACTACCTCACCGTCTCCGAGCTGGGCTGGATCAACACCTACCAGGGCATCGTCATCCCCGGGGCGGCCTCGGCGTTCGGGGCGTTCCTACTGCGCCAGCACATGCTGACGCTGCCCGACGAGATCATCGACGCCGCCCGCGTCGACGGCGCCGGGCACCTGCGCCGGCTGTTCAGCGTCGTCCTGCCGCTGTCCAAGCCGATGGTGATCACCGTGACCATCGTGTCGATGGTCGGCAAGTGGAACGACTTCGTCTGGCCCCTCATCGTCACCAACACCAACAGCATGCGGACCCTCCCGGTCGGCCTGCTCCTGCTGAAGAACGCCGAAGGCTACGTGAACTGGGGCTCGGTCATGGCCGCCACCGTCTTCGTGGTCCTGCCCGTCCTCGTCGTGTTCTTCATCGCTCAGCGCCAGATCGTCGCCGGGTTGACCCAGGGCGCCGTCAAGGGCTGA
- a CDS encoding ABC transporter substrate-binding protein — MKTSLSRRSLLGLAGGALLAGPLAACGGGSGGGAGGFSQPEGKVPAQYGKRQRVVIWFPYTGATGDAFTKLVGKFNDSQQNIYLEAQFQGTYDEVAQKLAAGMQARQVPDMCIFSEVTWRKFYLNDALEPLNGYFGNGLATTDYVDTLIAEGTVKNDTWWVPFGRSTPLFYYNKTMFAQAGLPDRGPKTWAELREWAPALQKVKVNGQSPKLHAYPQVDGDWMFQGAVWQWDGNYSKNLDVTIDQGGAVEAGEFQRTLIHTDKQAYMAKSPKVDFANGLIATLQESTGTLGSLLKDAKFEVGAAFVPEQKKFGCPTGGGGLSLLAGVPKDRKQAAFEFIKFAAQAENAAQWSVDTGYLPATKAALTAPAMAQRFTERPAFKVAVDQLPKTQAQDIVRLMVPNANKVIYGGLQKIYADNKPAQEVFTEVATELRKNTDSVRDAISKHI, encoded by the coding sequence ATGAAGACTTCCCTGAGCCGTCGCAGTCTGCTCGGCCTCGCCGGGGGCGCCCTGCTCGCCGGCCCGCTCGCCGCCTGCGGTGGTGGGTCCGGCGGTGGCGCCGGCGGCTTCTCCCAGCCTGAGGGAAAGGTCCCCGCGCAGTACGGCAAGCGGCAGCGCGTGGTCATCTGGTTCCCCTACACCGGCGCCACCGGTGACGCGTTCACCAAGCTCGTCGGCAAGTTCAACGACTCCCAGCAGAACATCTACCTGGAGGCGCAGTTCCAGGGCACCTACGACGAGGTCGCCCAGAAGCTCGCCGCCGGCATGCAGGCCCGGCAGGTGCCGGACATGTGCATCTTCTCCGAGGTCACCTGGCGGAAGTTCTACCTCAACGACGCCCTCGAACCCCTCAACGGCTACTTCGGCAACGGCCTGGCGACCACGGACTACGTGGACACCCTGATCGCGGAGGGCACCGTCAAGAACGACACCTGGTGGGTGCCCTTCGGCCGCAGCACGCCGCTCTTCTACTACAACAAGACGATGTTCGCCCAGGCCGGGCTGCCCGACCGGGGTCCGAAGACGTGGGCCGAACTGCGCGAGTGGGCGCCGGCGCTGCAGAAGGTGAAGGTCAACGGGCAGTCGCCGAAGCTGCACGCGTACCCGCAGGTGGACGGGGACTGGATGTTCCAGGGCGCGGTCTGGCAGTGGGACGGCAACTACTCGAAGAACCTGGACGTCACCATCGACCAGGGCGGGGCTGTCGAGGCGGGCGAGTTCCAGCGCACGCTGATCCACACCGACAAGCAGGCGTACATGGCGAAGAGCCCGAAGGTCGACTTCGCCAACGGCCTGATCGCCACCCTCCAGGAGTCCACCGGTACGCTCGGCAGCCTGCTCAAGGACGCCAAGTTCGAGGTCGGCGCGGCGTTCGTCCCGGAGCAGAAGAAGTTCGGCTGCCCGACCGGCGGCGGCGGTCTGTCCCTGCTGGCCGGCGTGCCGAAGGACCGTAAGCAGGCCGCGTTCGAGTTCATCAAGTTCGCCGCGCAGGCGGAGAACGCGGCGCAATGGTCGGTCGACACCGGGTACCTGCCGGCGACGAAGGCGGCCCTGACCGCCCCGGCGATGGCGCAGCGATTCACCGAGCGCCCGGCCTTCAAGGTGGCCGTCGACCAGCTGCCCAAGACGCAGGCCCAGGACATCGTGCGGCTGATGGTGCCCAACGCCAACAAGGTGATCTACGGCGGCCTGCAGAAGATCTACGCCGACAACAAGCCGGCCCAGGAGGTCTTCACCGAGGTGGCGACGGAGCTGCGCAAGAACACCGACAGCGTCCGCGACGCCATCTCCAAGCACATCTGA